In the Camelus bactrianus isolate YW-2024 breed Bactrian camel chromosome 17, ASM4877302v1, whole genome shotgun sequence genome, one interval contains:
- the LOC105080310 gene encoding uncharacterized protein LOC105080310: MEVTKKVGDPDPSGPQGQPLAGSQQLGGGLRGSQGPWINSGSVYLRQGLSLSTEAITDGAYGPASQTHTPKPTHQQLQDPAEVSSQCGCEQASQDALTLSSTSPFPSPVVGAQTHLIMENRTLALPVCTRSDGTSDMAQHGLCCSRLQVQISGEGKAPAKVLVGWGRGPCSPDQIAPMGIRKSRWLPYFLPGEDGSAAAQVPLLAPVQDQGQDKCPCPTQAPPASTQANIPALDTTPVSVAVETYTCNLDPLTNTNAITKDLSQDLLPRNYGNQWSIYSESSKGVTSCQDKVNFHSQDEPPTPAPTPNQSPDQAQELEVARRLVLPKQPENQLEKPLVCTSRPSSPKPGSGPLGTPKSQRGSQEICSSQPYQQPFNVCDNTCSNVPLSAHQVNYHKQSPAETPREAMQIPLSSAPTCQLQDAVEDRVLVFDMATGNTRMGLLCHDPMGSPAVLVGLMPSHSSIRASENLLSTRPLAMPILSPDSNRSSLWSTTPMVSSPVPSSLSSGSYREVALVPKEARVNLESVDSPGTETPIRMGMLTGPIPLGMPLQFGERTLSHAHGPGWSKPDAEKNEASHTIWMLDASRMQDTSMVQAKKLQWMNSEQSPEYVPPAKTQDVPRPQLQKDVGSNSQKEVITPHPDHPQVQDAGQGPLGGQPPLAEQCTLARQPPSTSQPPSAEHCPHTRQTYLSGQPPLAEQAPSTKRTCLPGQPPLPGTPNGRQLSLTGQPPFSQVPPTSTVPTLSRGPPATREPGQASTLCQEHEPLGHRTHVGVVRVPLPPEETCVSVNREKVGASATQSSSTHQLSSWQPGCSPRAQEAQLSLIPFTTSGTGCKVLPMAMVGPEPQGPRFKLTAEDITHSPVVAHLGLLRGACYELVPTANTLPVQSPVLCRHSLGPYQDMAAVVIDTGTGFTKCGLAGEDHVLSVVPSRVQLLQHPVQSQPRYAVPEKREGSYSVLNRGVVSDWDALEVLWQHLFYCRLGVRPEELAVLVADSPISPRTNREKVAEILFERFHVPAMQTVHQALLALYAYGRTTGLVLGSGHGTSYVAPIITGDLAPLDTYRLDVAGADLTEYLAQLLLASGHSPPKAELVNQIKEACCYVAMDMTAEMARAQAQARVDFVLPDKQVITLGSERFCCPEALFQPNLLGFNQPGLPQLALLSISRLETKQQEQLLANVVLDGGSTLLNGFPERLRQELGPCATVLGSPHRAVAAWLGGSIMVSRDSFQSLWLSRHEYEEEGPWAIYKHHL, encoded by the coding sequence ATGGAAGTCACCAAGAAAGTGGGGGACCCTGATCCATCGGGCCCCCAGGGCCAACCCTTGGCTGGTAGCCAGCAGCTGGGGGGTGGCCTTAGAGGGTCCCAGGGACCCTGGATAAACTCAGGATCTGTATACTTGAGGCAGGGTTTGTCACTGTCTACCGAGGCCATCACTGATGGGGCCTATGGCCCAGCCTCCCAGACCCACACCCCCAAGCCCACTCACCAGCAACTCCAGGACCCTGCTGAGGTTAGCTCCCAATGTGGCTGTGAGCAGGCCTCCCAGGATGCCCTGACCCTCTCCTCCACTAGCCCGTTTCCAAGCCCCGTCGTGGGAGCCCAAACACATCTCATCATGGAGAACAGGACCCTGGCCTTACCTGTGTGCACGCGCAGTGACGGTACCAGTGACATGGCCCAGCATGGACTCTGCTGCTCCCGGCTTCAGGTGCAGATTTCGGGGGAGGGCAAGGCTCCAGCTAAAGTTCTAGTAGGCTGGGGCAGAGGCCCCTGCAGCCCTGATCAGATAGCCCCAATGGGCATTAGAAAGAGCCGGTGGCTACCCTATTTTCTTCCAGGGGAGGATGGCTCAGCTGCAGCCCAAGTTCCTCTTCTGGCCCCAGTGCAAGATCAGGGCCAGGACAAGTGTCCATGTCCAACTCAGGCTCCTCCAGCTTCAACTCAGGCAAATATTCCAGCTCTGGATACAACCCCAGTATCAGTAGCAGTTGAAACTTACACCTGCAACCTCGACCCCCTGACTAATACTAATGCCATCACCAAGGACCTGTCCCAAGACCTCTTGCCCAGGAATTATGGCAATCAATGGTCAATCTACTCGGAGTCTTCCAAAGGGGTCACATCCTGCCAGGACAAAGTGAATTTCCATTCTCAGGATGAgcctcccaccccagcacccaCTCCAAATCAGTCCCCAGACCAGGCCCAGGAGCTCGAGGTTGCCAGAAGGCTTGTGTTACCCAAGCAGCCTGAAAACCAACTGGAGAAGCCCCTGGTCTGTACCTCCAGGCCAAGCAGCCCAAAACCAGGCTCAGGGCCCCTAGGGACCCCCAAGTCCCAGAGGGGTAGCCAGGAGATCTGCAGCTCTCAGCCATATCAGCAGCCCTTCAATGTTTGCGACAACACCTGCTCCAATGTGCCCCTGTCTGCCCACCAAGTAAACTACCACAAGCAGTCCCCAGCAGAGACTCCCAGGGAAGCCATGCAGATACCCCTCTCCAGTGCCCCTACCTGTCAGCTCCAGGATGCTGTAGAAGACCGTGTGCTGGTGTTTGATATGGCCACAGGCAATACCAGGATGGGGCTACTGTGCCATGACCCCATGGGCTCACCCGCAGTGCTGGTGGGCCTCATGCCCAGCCACTCATCCATCCGTGCCTCTGAAAATCTTCTGTCTACCCGGCCATTGGCCATGCCCATTCTCTCCCCTGACAGCAATCGCTCCAGCCTCTGGTCTACCACGCCCATGGTGTCCAGCCCTGTGCCCTCTAGCCTTTCATCTGGAAGCTACCGAGAGGTGGCCCTGGTTCCCAAGGAGGCCAGGGTCAACCTGGAGTCAGTGGACTCCCCTGGTACTGAGACACCCATCAGGATGGGGATGCTCACTGGGCCTATTCCACTGGGGATGCCCCTCCAATTTGGAGAGAGGACACTTAGCCATGCCCATGGTCCTGGCTGGTCCAAACCTGATgctgaaaaaaatgaagctaGTCACACCATCTGGATGCTGGATGCCTCCAGGATGCAGGATACCTCTATGGTCCAGGCCAAGAAATTGCAGTGGATGAACTCAGAGCAGAGCCCAGAGTATGTACCACCAGCCAAAACCCAGGATGTGCCCAGACCCCAGCTCCAGAAGGATGTAGGCAGCAACAGTCAGAAAGAGGTCATTACTCCTCATCCTGACCACCCTCAGGTCCAAGATGCTGGGCAGGGTCCCCTCGGTGGTCAGCCCCCACTAGCCGAACAGTGTACCCTAGCCAGACAGCCCCCTTCAACCAGTCAGCCTCCTTCTGCAGAGCACTGTCCCCACACCAGGCAGACCTACCTTTCGGGACAGCCACCCCTAGCTGAGCAGGCCCCCTCCACCAAGCGGACTTGCCTTCCTGGTCAGCCCCCTCTTCCTGGGACACCTAATGGCAGGCAGCTTTCTCTCACTGGGCAGCCTCCCTTTTCCCAAGTGCCTCCCACCTCCACTGTGCCTACCCTCTCAAGAGGGCCCCCTGCCACTAGGGAACCTGGTCAGGCCTCCACCTTGTGCCAGGAACATGAGCCCTTGGGCCACCGTACCCACGTGGGGGTGGTTCGGGTGCCCCTGCCCCCTGAGGAgacctgtgtctctgtgaacaGAGAAAAAGTTGGTGCCAGTGCTACTCAAAGCTCCAGCACACATCAGCTCTCATCCTGGCAACCTGGCTGCTCCCCCAGGGCCCAAGAGGCACAGCTGTCCCTGATCCCATTCACCACATCTGGCACTGGTTGCAAGGTCTTGCCCATGGCTATGGTGGGCCCTGAGCCCCAGGGTCCCCGGTTCAAGCTGACAGCTGAGGACATTACACACTCACCAGTGGTCGCACACCTTGGTCTGCTCCGAGGGGCCTGCTATGAGCTGGTGCCCACCGCGAACACCCTGCCAGTGCAGTCCCCAGTGCTCTGCCGCCACTCTCTGGGCCCCTACCAGGACATGGCAGCTGTGGTGATCGACACAGGCACAGGCTTCACCAAGTGTGGACTGGCTGGAGAAGACCATGTCCTGAGTGTAGTGCCCTCACGCGTACAGCTGCTCCAGCACCCGGTTCAGAGCCAGCCCAGGTATGCAGTGCCTGAGAAACGAGAGGGCTCTTACTCAGTGCTGAATCGAGGAGTGGTCTCCGACTGGGATGCGCTGGAGGTGCTGTGGCAGCACCTGTTCTACTGCAGGCTGGGTGTGCGGCCCGAGGAGCTGGCGGTGCTGGTAGCTGACTCACCCATCTCACCGCGCACCAACCGAGAAAAGGTAGCTGAAATACTCTTTGAGCGTTTCCATGTGCCAGCCATGCAGACGGTGCATCAGGCCCTGCTGGCGCTCTATGCTTATGGGCGCACCACTGGGCTGGTGCTGGGCAGTGGCCATGGCACTTCCTATGTGGCGCCCATCATCACTGGGGATCTGGCCCCACTGGACACCTACCGGCTGGATGTGGCTGGTGCTGACCTCACTGAATACCTGGCTCAGCTGTTGTTGGCAAGTGGCCACTCACCACCCAAGGCAGAGCTGGTCAACCAGATTAAAGAGGCTTGCTGCTATGTGGCCATGGACATGACAGCCGAGATGGCCcgtgcccaggcccaggcccgggTGGACTTTGTGCTTCCAGACAAGCAGGTCATCACGCTGGGCTCTGAGCGCTTCTGCTGCCCCGAGGCCCTCTTCCAGCCCAATCTGCTAGGCTTCAATCAGCCAGGCCTCCCACAACTAGCCCTCCTAAGTATTAGCCGGCTGGAGACcaagcagcaggagcagctgctGGCTAATGTGGTGCTGGACGGTGGTAGCACCCTGTTGAATGGCTTTCCTGAACGCCTGAGACAGGAACTGGGCCCTTGTGCCACTGTACTGGGCTCTCCGCACCGTGCTGTTGCTGCTTGGCTCGGAGGTTCCATCATGGTGTCCCGAGACTCCTTCCAGAGCCTGTGGCTCAGCCGCCATGAGTACGAGGAGGAGGGCCCATGGGCCATCTACAAGCACCATCTGTGA